A window from Podospora bellae-mahoneyi strain CBS 112042 chromosome 1 map unlocalized CBS112042p_1, whole genome shotgun sequence encodes these proteins:
- a CDS encoding uncharacterized protein (EggNog:ENOG503Q4WT; COG:S), whose amino-acid sequence MEAKINCDICHRGHHSKDRPFLCVVDARNRLYETRLEYTKALIETDQLEREVNTAISDETGQIPNKAVRLETLKSDTAAAVERTNEIIAQADKLRSEVDAARKAIEDKKKLLAQRRSDLEAVSTGAEARRSRQLEETQRAIHRTRYKWNRSADTMAATRAFLCEEAARLYGLRQVKKGSTKRFEIGGVEIFDLHAMNNLSPEVISTVFAHVAHILVLASHYLAIRLPAEITLPHRDYPRPTIFSVNSSYHHGDVPFLGTAMSGQSGNPRPRPLFIEKALLTLAKDDPNTYSAFLEGVGLLAHDVAWLCASQGVSFGDRESYDDVCNIGHNLWRLLIGDQLHRRSVEPTFPSSLTPPAGSPRDGDNGDVTKPKSMIGRWSHGTAHTSLTSAEGVEFVRNFKIYAPLKLADRLKKRLASEAPMLEWENIEGDEFEDGFEDVRAAGTSDGTSGGTGRGTSGWTRVKHR is encoded by the exons ATGGAAGCCAAAATAAACTGCGACATTTGCCACCGCGGCCACCATAGCAAGGACCGGCCGTTCCTTTGTGTCGTGGATGCGAGGAATCGTCTCTATGAGACCCGTCTCGAGTACACCAAGGCGCTTATTGAGACAGACCAACTCGAGCGCGAGGTGAATACCGCCATTTCCGACGAGACGGGACAGATCCCCAACAAAGCTGTCCGGCTGGAGACGCTCAAGTCGGATACGGCAGCTGCAGTCGAGCGAACGAACGAGATCATCGCGCAGGCCGACAAGTTGAGAAGCGAAGTTGATGCTGCGCGAAAGGCGATCGAGGATAAGAAGAAGCTGCTCGCCCAACGGAGATCTGATCTTGAGGCTGTGTCAACTGGTGCCGAAGCCAGGAGAAGCAGGCAGCTGGAAGAGACGCAACGAGCCATCCACAGAACCAGGTACAAATGGAATCGCAGTGCCGACACGATGGCGGCGACGAGAGCCTTCTTGTGTGAGGAAGCTGCCAGGCTGTATGGGCTGCGCCAGGTCAAGAAGGGCAGCACCAAGCGGTTCGAAATTGGCGGTGTCGAAATCTTTGACCTCCATGCCATGAATA ATTTGTCGCCCGAAGTGATATCGACTGTCTTTGCCCATGTGGCGCACATTCTCGTGTTGGCGTCGCATTATCTGGCGATCCGGCTGCCGGCGGAAATCACACTCCCTCATCGTGACTACCCTCGCCCGACAATATTCTCGGTGAACTCTTCCTACCACCATGGGGATGTACCATTCCTCGGAACAGCCATGTCAGGACAATCTGGAAATCCACGGCCCCGTCCGCTCTTCATCGAAAAGGCGCTCCTGACACTGGCAAAGGACGATCCAAACACGTACTCTGCGTTCCTTGAGGGCGTTGGTTTGCTGGCGCACGATGTTGCTTGGCTGTGTGCATCGCAAGGAGTCTCTTTCGGGGACAGGGAATCGTACGACGATGTTTGCAACATCGGACACAACCTGTGGCGGCTGCTCATTGGTGATCAACTCCACCGCCGGTCTGTCGAACCAACCTTCCCATCTTCGCTCACACCACCAGCCGGGAGTCCAAGGGATGGGGACAATGGCGATGTGACCAAACCGAAGTCAATGATTGGTCGCTGGTCGCATGGGACGGCTCACACCTCGCTGACGAGTGCCGAAGGCGTGGAATTCGTCCGAAACTTCAAGATCTACGCGCCGCTGAAGTTGGCTGATCGTCTGAAGAAGCGACTGGCGAGCGAAGCCCCGATGCTGGAATGGGAAAATATCGAGGGCGACGAGTTCGAAGATGGGTTTGAGGACGTGCGAGCTGCTGGTACAAGCGATGGTACAAGTGGTGGTACAGGTCGGGGAACAAGCGGCTGGACCAGAGTCAAGCATCGGTAG
- the RPS11B gene encoding 40S ribosomal protein S11-B (EggNog:ENOG503NVGD; COG:J; BUSCO:EOG092653NM) translates to MATELTVQSERAFQKQPHIFLNSKTKVKTTRPGKGGRRWYKDVGLGFRTPTAAIEGQYIDKKCPFTGQVSIRGRILTGTVVSTKMHRTIIIRREYLHYIPKYSRYEKRHKNLAAHVSPAFRVEEGDQVTVGQCRPLSKTVRFNVLRVLPRTGKTVKSFQKF, encoded by the exons ATGGCTACCGAGCTTACCGTCCAGAGCGAGCGTGCTTTTCAGAAGCAGCCGCATA tcttcctcaactccaagACCAAGGTCAAGACCACCAGACCTGGCAAGGGCGGCCGCAGATGGTACAAGGACGTTGGTCTGGGTTTCCGCACCCCCACTGCTGCCATTGAGGGCCAGTACATCG ACAAGAAGTGCCCCTTCACCGGCCAGGTTTCCATCCGTGGCCGTATCTTGACCGGCACCGTCGTCTCCACCAAGATGCAccgcaccatcatcatccgtcGCGAGTACCTCCACTACATCCCCAAGTACTCCCGTTACGAGAAGCGCCACAAGAACCTCGCCGCCCACGTCTCTCCCGCTTTCcgtgttgaggagggcgacCAGGTCACCGTTGGCCAGTGCAGACCTCTCTCCAAGACT GTTCGGTTCAACGTTCTCCGCGTCCTTCCCCGCACCGGCAAGACCGTCAAGTCTTTCCAGAAGTTCTAA
- a CDS encoding uncharacterized protein (EggNog:ENOG503P808), with the protein MASATTPTASPPKPPRHESPAKRAESPLPSPSLHSEQAESDILPHSPLKSVANRRMADTQSSIPKPPGTTRVAQVKTPEPRILKERPNGNIAERSPSTPGHLAPFDWEEFEARYQEALAKANGEEQELLAEFENLIKERLLFFNVWASSASVHDTERGVKRLQTRERYVKIAEQNLAQKKKHLTEVVRAFQSALALLSQN; encoded by the exons ATGGCAAGCGCGACAACTCCAACCGCCTCACCCCCAAAGCCGCCCCGCCACGAATCACCAGCCAAGAGAGCCGAATCGCcccttccatctccttctctaCACTCGGAGCAGGCAGAATCAGACATCCTACCTCATAGTCCTCTGAAGTCTGTGGCCAACAGGAGGATGGCAGATACTCAGAGCAGTATCCCCAAGCCGCCAGGCACCACCAGAGTCGCCCAGGTCAAGACACCAGAACCGCGCATTCTCAAGGAGCGTCCCAATGGGAACATTGCTGAAAGATCGCCCAGCACACCTGGTCACCTGGCGCCCTTTGACTGGGAAGAATTTGAGGCTCGCTATCAGGAGGCTCTTGCCAAAGCGAACGGGGAGGAGCAAGAGTTGTTGGCTGAGTTTGAGAACCTGATCAAAGAACGTTTACTC TTCTTCAATGTCTGGGCATCATCAGCTTCCGTGCATGATACCGAACGGGGAGTCAAGCGACTTCAAACAAGAGAGCGATATGTGAAGATTGCTGAGCAGAATTTggcgcagaagaagaagcacc TCACCGAGGTGGTGCGCGCATTTCAAAGTGCCCTGGCGCTCCTGAGTCAGAACTAG
- a CDS encoding uncharacterized protein (EggNog:ENOG503P7IU; COG:S) → MVGTSIQVPTISQADMLAFHEQHFAQFATDHFHSQFLRPSLDDQEPIPSHEQEEEYYYEEEEDDGLGYYPDGVKRTLTDEQIAIFRHSELEALRRGRQPLKPQGVTATLAEDLSEGEISSPAPVVTAKKNKKRKRNNKNKNVGEPPMDLRKRTWDVVDKGLASLDYGEEENQQPAQASTAQRRQISYDD, encoded by the exons ATGGTGGGCACGTCAATCCAGGTCCCGACAATCAGTCAG GCTGATATGCTTGCCTTCCACGAACAACATTTCGCTCAATTCGCGACAGATCACTTCCACTCCCAATTCCTCCGACCTTCTCTCGATGACCAGgaacccatcccatcccatgaacaagaagaagaatacTATtacgaggaagaagaggacgatggaCTCGGCTACTATCCCGACGGCGTCAAGCGCACCCTGACCGACGAGCAAATCGCCATCTTTAGGCACTCGGAGCTCGAGGCTCTGCGTCGCGGCAGACAGCCTCTCAAGCCACAAGGGGTCACCGCCACACTGGCCGAAGACCTCTCCGAAGGCGAGATATCATCGCCGGCGCCAGTCGTCACCgcaaaaaagaacaagaagcggaagcgcaacaacaagaacaagaatgTCGGAGAGCCGCCGATGGATCTGCGCAAGCGAACATGGGACGTGGTAGACAAGGGCCTTGCCAGCCTCGACTacggtgaagaagaaaaccagcagccagcacaagccagcacagcacagcgtCGTCAGATCTCATACGACGATTGA
- a CDS encoding uncharacterized protein (COG:S; BUSCO:EOG092640PR; EggNog:ENOG503NWR7), with protein sequence MSSQGDATLPATRRSRKSIGVGPSRGDRENATLDVGSTIGATRKKSRSKSLGPGSLDILKNGNGNRRASLAIPSGPPPRSILKPTIPVLPEIPTFKPREAPLSNESAGTKVALRTEEEQQAAAREREERERAEIEKEIKDRREARRKSLANRRVSFAAEATLHTFQVVDENQDATTATAASHHHQEPDSDSPSTPPDHINDHDAESPADQRALHQRNQRRSSGVGSLYGDDDTIASTVYDSDMEHADDIDEVETEEMSGSSDSDDDGTVMTVEAEEMTSASVASMTSGVSAFDSNNSTDSLDENLRLAKQRAAATQGIDEDEEVIAGFAGWGRKPLSQTETTTQIIRQHMPPPTPDAQQQRDQGFEIEMDMDDDMGMDMTKAVGGILQSQPGRSQSNNQDEDVEMDMDEDMSMDVTKALGGILGKAQAQNRRKSVKPLALQQDADELGDQTMEFTTAVGGIRQGRMSIGGATDIDELEDMSMEFTSAIGGLLSKGAPNGGSALGRRRTLAAEDDGMDMDMTAAVGGILATSQPQEEDDVFEQTIAMDETMAVGGIMKPASPEEARSAAKQVMELEADKPDVVYPSLTPSTQDTASQDNNDTLGLSAFRGKGLRHSMPGAPLFESSPVRSPEKELPAKSLARNSSPVRSSPVRSSPVRNTRKSPASDFPQRRTPSPTRSPPRRESPARKTPSPARNTVPATKTPTSMIESSSPVRDASPPKTTPRSVGKGRLFHQDPGTGISTPRVVLTPQGRRLSGVGADRPGLGSPRVAEIFDRRDSLQDSAAEFVPSEPSSARRTVAFADPRAMEAEVDQELRDEAEKENNRRILEREADGDRETTLNLREMIQNLSPTKKKKNPLAGRKSLMPGSARGLLGKRPAELDVDDEEEDSEVIDGVKRLKGHQGSPVKNVRLGSPPTKAETTTGRKTRSAARGEEDTATITPAVPSSPVRVTGTPNHHGRLRSVFDDQATNTFNFYDHTATGDVDALMRRDDDDGDRIHLQDFLNLTSIRFMELTTTKRRHTVAPGETRLSLTADGKEDLSLEKCVVAGACTVPTLELYQHSCRELKKYISEGRRIVREIESETFEENPPLFKEYMTATPEFKVLMDNQFKNVKTHARLLSKAMWYEWRMKLQDGLKEGLVKIAEGMDDDERLLARQQELLSSVLPDMIKRAEELGKEHENLEAVAQEMADCDPAELEEARAELISLDEGLKEKQRKIAELKAQLEVSNSGIEALTAQKQQCLGDIREADKIREECRGWSSEEICKLKARTDKIEKTTGWALANISGTKISLTYKRQIELVLDIASFPQPNHRPGPQSNIDLWYIADKREPNTTPLTPEREFFLQSIRDRIRSLPQPTTNIKTILQIVKDGWDKSCTVANYVRLLNLTFPTTVVNDDGSIAVVSSLVLVPLQTRVEAVIRLRVEDGGQGGEGLEVKVVPGARMVYGEQFNTAKLEEFLRGKIGGCVQTVGGGGENKGWDVGMLELYKRLLARGSRAAAAVAAGAGAGEK encoded by the exons ATGTCGTCGCAAGGCGATGCCACGTTGCCGGCAACGCGCCGGTCGCGTAAGTCGATTGGCGTCGGACCTTCAAGAGGCGACAGAGAGAATGCAACACTTGACGTTGGCAGCACTATTGGGGCCACTCGTAAAAAGTCTAGGAGCAAGAGTTTGGGCCCGGGTAGTCTCGACATCTTGAAGAACGGGAATGGGAACCGCAGAGCA TCCCTTGCCATACCATctggaccaccaccaagatcaaTTCTGAAACCCACGATCCCCGTCCTTCCAGAAATTCCAACCTTCAAACCAAGAGAAGCTCCCCTGAGCAACGAAAGTGCCGGAACAAAGGTAGCGCTGCGAACTGAGGAGGAACAACAAGCTGCAGCCCGGGAAAGAGAGGAAAGGGAACGggccgagattgagaaggagatcaAAGATAGGAGAGAGGCGCGCAGAAAGTCACTGGCCAACCGTCGGGTATCCTTTGCTGCTGAGGCAACACTACATACCTTCCAAGTAGTGGACGAGAACCAGGATGCAACAACCGCTACAGCGGCATcgcaccatcaccaagagCCCGATTCAGActctccatcaacacccccagaCCACATCAACGACCATGATGCCGAGTCTCCAGCCGATCAACGAGCACTGCACCAACGAAACCAACGACGGAGTTCGGGCGTGGGGTCACTCTACGGGGACGACGATACCATCGCTTCCACCGTGTACGATTCCGACATGGAACATGCCGACGATATCGATGAGGTGGAGACGGAGGAAATGTCTGGTTCTAGTGAttcggacgacgacggcacCGTTATGACTGTAGAAGCCGAAGAAATGACCTCTGCTTCAGTCGCATCCATGACCTCCGGCGTGTCTGCGTTTGACAGTAACAATTCAACCGACAGCTTGGACGAGAATCTGCGGCTCGCGAAACAGCGCGCTGCTGCTACTCAAGGgattgacgaggatgaagaggttaTTGCTGGGTTTGCcggttgggggaggaagcCACTATCTCAGACGGAGACTACCACGCAGATTATCCGCCAACatatgccaccaccaactcctgacgctcaacaacagcgagATCAAGGGTTCGAGATTGAGATGGACATGGATGACGATATGGGTATGGATATGACCAAAGCCGTGGGTGGTATTCTTCAGTCACAGCCAGGAAGGTCTCAGAGCAACAACCAGGATGAAGATGTGGAAATGGATATGGATGAGGACATGTCGATGGACGTGACTAAGGCTCTCGGTGGGATTCTTGGCAAGGCCCAAGCCCAAAATCGGCGGAAATCAGTCAAACCACTTGCGCTGCAGCAGGATGCTGATGAACTGGGTGATCAAACTATGGAATTTACCACGGCAGTTGGCGGTATCCGACAAGGCAGAATGTCTATCGGTGGCGCAACGGACATTGACGAGCTCGAAGACATGTCCATGGAGTTTACTTCTGCGATTGGTGGGCTTTTATCTAAGGGTGCCCCTAATGGAGGCTCTGCTCTAGGCCGCCGAAGAACTCTGGCAGCCGAAGATGACGGCATGGATATGGACATGACTGCAGCTGTCGGCGGCATTTTGGCTACTTCACAACCacaggaagaggacgatgtGTTTGAACAGACTATAGCCATGGACGAGACCATGGCGGTAGGCGGCATCATGAAACCTGCCTCACCTGAAGAGGCACGGTCAGCGGCCAAGCAGGTGATGGAACTGGAGGCTGATAAGCCAGATGTTGTGTATCCATCTCTCACGCCGTCAACACAGGATACAGCATCCCAAGACAATAACGATACTCTGGGGCTTTCTGCATTCCGAGGGAAGGGTCTCCGTCACAGCATGCCTGGCGCCCCTCTTTTCGAGAGCTCTCCTGTGCGAAGTCCCGAGAAAGAGCTGCCTGCGAAGAGCCTGGCCCGTAATAGCTCACCGGTTCGGAGCTCTCCTGTCAGAAGTTCACCGGTTCGAAACACGAGGAAGTCCCCAGCAAGTGACTTCCCTCAAAGAAGGACGCCTTCACCCACGAGGAGCCCTCCGAGGAGAGAGTCTCCTGCACGAAAGACACCTTCTCCTGCGAGGAATACTGTCCCTGCTACCAAGACACCCACCTCAATGATTGAAAGCAGTTCGCCAGTCCGTGatgcctcaccaccaaaaacgACACCTCGCTCCGTCGGCAAGGGGAGGCTCTTCCACCAAGACCCGGGCACAGGCATCAGCACCCCCCGTGTGGTCCTCACACCCCAAGGCAGGCGCCTTTCCGGCGTCGGTGCTGACAGACCTGGCTTGGGCTCACCACGCGTGGCCGAGATCTTCGATCGTAGGGACTCCCTCCAAGACTCAGCAGCTGAATTTGTGCCTAGCGAGCCAAGCAGCGCCCGTCGCACCGTGGCTTTTGCCGACCCCCGCGCCATGGAAGCGGAAGTTGATCAGGAACTCAGAGATGAGGcagaaaaggaaaataacAGGCGGATCCTGGAGCGGGAGGCGGACGGCGACCGTGAGACCACGCTCAATCTTAGAGAGATGATTCAGAACCTGAGCCcgacaaagaagaagaagaacccgttggcggggaggaagagtctTATGCCAGGGAGCGCGAGGGGACTGCTGGGGAAGAGGCCGGCCGAgttggatgtggatgatgaagaggaggattcggaggtgattgatggggtgaagaggttgaagggaCATCAGGGGAGCCCGGTGAAGAATGTGAGGTTGGGGTCGCCGCCGACTAAGGCTGAGACTACTacggggaggaagacgaggagtGCTGccagaggggaggaggatactGCTACGATCACCCCGGCTGTGCCTAGTTCGCCTGTCAGGGTGACGGGCACGCCGAATCATCATGGGAGGCTTAGGTCGGTTTTTGATGATCAGGCGACGAAtacttttaacttttatGATCACACTGCCACGGGGGATGTGGATGCGCTGATGcggagggatgatgatgatggggatcgGATACATTTGCAGGATTTTTTGAACTTGACAAGTATCAGGTTTATGGAGTTGACTACCACCAAGAGGAGGCATACTGTTGCGCCGGGGGAGACGAGGTTGAGCTTGACGGCGGACGGGAAGGAGGATTTGTCTTTGGAGAAGTGTGTCGTTGCGGGTGCATGTACGGTGCCTACTTTGGAGCTGTATCAGCACTCGTGTCGGGAGCTGAAGAAATATATCAGTGAAGGGCGGAGGATTGTGAGGGAGATTGAGTCGGAGACTTTTGAGGAGAACCCACCGCTGTTCAAGGAGTACATGACTGCTACTCCTGAGTTCAAAGTGTTGATGGACAATCAGTTCAAGAATGTCAAGACGCATGCTAGGTTGTTGAGCAAGGCGATGTGGTATGAATGGCGGATGAAGCTGCAGGATGGGCTGAAGGAGGGTTTGGTCAAGATTgcggaggggatggatgatgatgagaggcTTTTGGCCAGGCAGCAGGAGTTGCTTTCTTCGGTGCTGCCTGATATGATCAAGCGGGCTGAGGAGCTGGGAAAGGAGCATGAGAACCTTGAGGCTGTGGCTCAAGAAATGGCCGATTGTGACCctgccgagctggaggaggcccGTGCTGAGCTGATCTCCCTTGATGAGGGCCTCAAGGAGAAACAGCGCAAGATTGCCGAGCTGAAAGCCCAGCTTGAGGTCTCCAACTCTGGCATTGAAGCCCTGACAGCACAGAAACAGCAGTGCCTGGGTGATATTAGAGAAGCAGACAAAATCCGGGAGGAATGCCGGGGCTGGTCATCAGAAGAAATCTGCAAACTCAAAG CACGAACCGACAAAATCGAAAAAACCACCGGCTGGGCCCTCGCCAACATATCCGGCACCAAAATCTCCCTGACGTACAAGCGCCAAATCGAACTCGTCCTCGACATTGCCTCttttccccaacccaaccaccggCCTGGTCCGCAGAGTAATATCGATCTGTGGTATATAGCCGACAAGCGCGAACCCAataccacccccctcacccccgagCGAGAGTTTTTCTTGCAGTCTATTCGGGATCGCATCCGCTCCCTacctcaacccaccaccaacatcaagaCGATTCTTCAAATTGTAAAAGATGGCTGGGACAAGTCTTGCACAGTGGCGAACTATGTCAGGTTGCTCAACCTGACGTTTCCCACGACGGTCgtgaatgatgatgggtcGATAGCGGTGGTGAGTTCGTTGGTTTTAGTGCCGTTGCAGAcgagggtggaggcggtgatCAGGCTgagggttgaggatggggggcaggggggggaggggttggaagTCAAGGTGGTGCCAggggcgaggatggtgtaCGGGGAGCAGTTTAATACTGCCAAGTTGGAGGAgtttttgagggggaagATTGGTGGGTGTGTACAgacggtgggaggagggggggagaatAAGGGGTGGGATGTGGGGATGTTGGAGTTGTATAAGAGGTTGTTGGCTAGGGGGTCGAGGGCTGCAGCGGCAgtggctgctggggctggggctggggagaaATAA